In the Aulosira sp. FACHB-615 genome, one interval contains:
- a CDS encoding DevR family CRISPR-associated autoregulator: protein MTKTQFTAYSISISGSLSWQLHALNNEGNEGNQTLTRRYYIIQKGMNEPDSVNGVSGDMLKHIQAEHLHRVAIQDELALSQGGKQFHPDRIGYDLEKGLPIFTDADTDLAAKTHQVIQRCSMSDLEGFMVTVKGGQTLKRESVIEFGAVVGLPTLVKTQSYFHAKYGTDNPTPYNVQLSSGLYATVLNIEAFRIGYNPHTFKYSINATERKKRLDALLKSVLYTYLQPNGAKRNTNLPHPDHFEGVITVSTRRCPAPMISSLEASYSHQIHSLADTLNNINGADTILCFDFDNIAQFAAQIQTLIEQAQPWESDHAEAIE from the coding sequence ATGACTAAGACACAATTTACAGCTTACTCAATCTCTATTAGTGGTTCCTTGTCTTGGCAGCTTCATGCTTTGAATAATGAAGGAAACGAAGGTAATCAAACCCTAACTCGTCGTTATTACATTATTCAAAAAGGGATGAATGAACCAGATTCTGTCAATGGCGTTTCTGGGGATATGCTCAAGCACATTCAAGCAGAACATTTACATCGTGTTGCTATTCAAGACGAACTAGCATTATCCCAAGGTGGCAAGCAATTTCATCCTGATCGCATCGGTTATGACTTAGAAAAAGGATTGCCAATTTTTACAGATGCCGACACTGATTTAGCAGCTAAAACCCATCAAGTTATCCAACGCTGTAGCATGAGTGATTTAGAAGGATTCATGGTCACAGTCAAAGGCGGACAAACTCTCAAACGCGAGTCTGTAATTGAGTTTGGTGCAGTTGTTGGTTTACCAACTCTCGTCAAGACTCAAAGTTACTTTCATGCTAAGTACGGCACGGATAACCCAACGCCTTACAATGTGCAACTAAGTTCTGGGTTATATGCAACTGTCTTGAACATTGAAGCATTTCGCATTGGTTACAATCCCCATACTTTCAAATACAGCATTAATGCGACAGAACGTAAAAAACGTTTAGATGCTTTACTCAAAAGTGTTTTGTATACCTATCTTCAACCCAACGGAGCAAAACGCAATACTAACTTACCTCACCCTGACCATTTTGAAGGTGTGATTACTGTTAGTACCCGCCGTTGTCCTGCACCAATGATTAGTTCTTTAGAAGCAAGCTACAGCCATCAAATTCATAGCTTGGCTGATACGTTAAACAATATTAACGGTGCAGATACAATACTTTGCTTTGATTTCGATAATATTGCTCAGTTTGCCGCACAAATTCAAACCTTAATTGAGCAAGCACAACCTTGGGAGAGCGACCATGCCGAAGCGATTGAATAA
- the cas6 gene encoding CRISPR system precrRNA processing endoribonuclease RAMP protein Cas6: MTFTKDIETNLTGLKLVLKRTQTVTNPTPLISWLPQTQPQPAWIGLKTHAGVSKIMPVMPDLSLYPKLMELICGRISQSNYVEWQQEAYEMVGVETDTDTLHTIQISLVAAASLPSTLGRAIHAQCFQWFANANPALAQHLHQQESVPFTLGIKYFSSKKIQLRITLLKQELLAPLLWGIHSNLGGEINLAGVPCRLSKEIDISHASSFEKLVQIPVQNTIKLQFLSPTSFKQSGAIQPFPLPDLVFNGLLRRWNHFAPPQLKFPEIKWNCLVSAFELKTHAFKLEVGGEIGAEGWVRYRFNDNEQAKIATVLAHFAHFAGVGRKTTMGMGQTSIQNSKLR, translated from the coding sequence ATGACATTTACCAAAGATATTGAAACTAATTTAACCGGGTTAAAGTTAGTTCTCAAACGCACACAAACAGTAACTAACCCCACACCATTAATCTCTTGGTTGCCCCAAACCCAACCTCAACCAGCCTGGATTGGGCTGAAGACTCATGCTGGTGTCTCTAAAATTATGCCTGTGATGCCGGATTTGAGTTTGTATCCGAAGCTGATGGAACTCATCTGTGGGCGTATAAGTCAAAGTAATTACGTCGAATGGCAGCAAGAAGCCTATGAAATGGTAGGAGTTGAAACCGATACTGATACTCTACATACGATTCAAATTTCTCTTGTTGCTGCTGCATCATTACCATCAACATTAGGAAGAGCTATTCATGCTCAATGCTTTCAATGGTTTGCTAATGCAAATCCTGCCTTAGCCCAACATTTACATCAGCAAGAAAGCGTACCCTTTACCTTGGGAATAAAATATTTTTCGTCAAAAAAAATACAGCTAAGAATTACTCTGCTTAAACAAGAACTCTTAGCACCCTTGCTTTGGGGAATACATAGCAATTTGGGAGGCGAAATAAATCTAGCAGGTGTTCCTTGCCGATTAAGCAAAGAGATAGACATTTCCCATGCTAGTAGTTTTGAGAAGTTAGTGCAAATTCCTGTTCAAAACACTATTAAACTACAATTTCTGTCTCCTACTAGTTTTAAGCAGAGTGGAGCAATACAGCCATTTCCATTACCAGATTTAGTTTTTAATGGACTACTGCGGCGTTGGAACCACTTTGCTCCACCCCAATTAAAGTTTCCCGAAATTAAATGGAATTGTTTAGTTTCAGCTTTTGAATTGAAAACCCATGCTTTTAAGTTAGAAGTTGGTGGAGAAATTGGAGCTGAAGGTTGGGTAAGGTACCGATTTAATGATAATGAACAAGCAAAAATTGCGACAGTTTTAGCTCATTTCGCCCATTTTGCTGGAGTAGGTCGGAAAACAACAATGGGAATGGGACAAACATCAATTCAAAATTCAAAATTGAGATGA
- the cas4 gene encoding CRISPR-associated protein Cas4 — MTEDYLPLAYLNAWEYCPRRFYLEYVLSEMEDNEHIILGRHIHRNINEETTFQEGETLIHQQQWVWSDRLKVAGIIDAVEECDGQLVPVEYKKGKMAQHLNDHFQLCAAALCLEERTGRNITYGDIFYHTNRRRQTVAFTPQLRQMTEQAIALAQLAANKAMPAPISHPKKCLSCSLQGICLPVEVKQLQNLQAAETDG; from the coding sequence ATGACTGAGGACTATTTACCCCTGGCGTATCTCAACGCTTGGGAATATTGCCCACGCAGATTTTACCTGGAATACGTGCTGAGTGAAATGGAAGATAACGAACACATTATTTTAGGCAGACACATCCACCGCAACATCAATGAAGAAACTACGTTTCAAGAAGGCGAAACACTGATTCATCAACAGCAATGGGTCTGGAGCGATCGCTTGAAAGTTGCAGGAATTATTGATGCCGTGGAAGAATGCGACGGTCAACTTGTGCCTGTGGAATATAAAAAGGGCAAGATGGCACAGCATCTTAATGACCATTTTCAACTTTGTGCAGCTGCTTTATGTTTAGAAGAACGCACAGGGCGCAATATTACTTATGGCGATATTTTCTATCATACTAACCGCCGCAGGCAGACAGTAGCATTTACACCACAATTAAGACAAATGACCGAGCAGGCGATCGCTCTTGCTCAACTTGCTGCTAATAAGGCTATGCCTGCTCCGATTAGTCATCCTAAAAAATGCCTTTCATGCAGTCTCCAAGGAATTTGTCTACCTGTTGAAGTTAAACAATTACAAAACTTACAAGCTGCTGAAACTGATGGTTGA
- the cas1d gene encoding type I-D CRISPR-associated endonuclease Cas1d gives MSVLYVTQPDAVLSKNYEAFNIALKQEDGSWKKQSIPAQTVEQVVLMGNPQVTGDALVYALELGMPIHYLSNFGKYLGSALPGYSRNGQLRLAQYQLYNDPVQRLELVKAIVAAKIHNQYQVLYRNNERNNPLKERKSQVKNQKTIDQVRGIEGLAAREYFACWPSMVGKQWTFNGRNRRPPTDPVNSLLSFAYGLLRVQVTAAVHVAGLDPYIGYLHEVHHGQPSMVLDLMEEFRALIADNVVLTVLHKREIQPQDFSESLGAYRLKEAARKSFLQAFERKMNDEFKHPVFEYRCTYRRAIELQARLLSRHLQEGIPYKALALR, from the coding sequence ATGTCAGTTCTTTACGTTACCCAACCTGATGCTGTTTTGAGCAAGAACTATGAAGCTTTTAATATAGCTTTAAAGCAAGAAGATGGTTCTTGGAAAAAACAAAGTATTCCAGCACAAACTGTAGAGCAAGTAGTCCTTATGGGCAATCCTCAAGTTACAGGCGATGCTCTTGTTTATGCTTTAGAGCTAGGTATGCCCATTCATTACCTTTCTAACTTCGGTAAATATTTGGGGTCGGCACTCCCTGGTTACTCCCGTAACGGACAATTGCGACTGGCACAGTATCAACTTTATAACGATCCTGTGCAGCGTTTGGAATTAGTCAAAGCAATTGTGGCAGCTAAAATTCACAATCAATATCAAGTTTTATATCGGAATAATGAACGAAATAATCCTCTTAAAGAACGTAAAAGCCAAGTTAAAAATCAGAAAACTATAGACCAAGTAAGAGGAATTGAAGGTTTAGCTGCACGAGAATATTTTGCTTGTTGGCCAAGTATGGTTGGAAAACAGTGGACTTTTAATGGCAGAAATCGTCGTCCTCCTACCGATCCAGTGAATTCACTACTCAGTTTTGCTTATGGTTTATTGCGCGTTCAAGTAACAGCTGCGGTTCATGTTGCTGGGTTAGACCCATATATTGGATACTTACACGAAGTTCATCACGGTCAGCCATCAATGGTACTGGATTTAATGGAAGAATTTCGCGCCTTGATAGCTGATAATGTGGTATTGACAGTATTACATAAACGTGAAATACAACCACAAGATTTTTCTGAAAGTTTGGGTGCTTATCGTTTAAAAGAAGCTGCCCGAAAATCTTTTTTGCAAGCATTTGAGCGTAAGATGAATGACGAATTCAAACATCCTGTTTTTGAATACCGATGCACTTATCGTCGGGCAATCGAACTTCAAGCCCGCTTGCTCAGTCGGCATTTGCAAGAAGGTATTCCTTATAAAGCTCTTGCTTTGCGATGA
- the cas2 gene encoding CRISPR-associated endonuclease Cas2 produces MTTLFYLIIYDLPDNKAANKRRTRLHKLLSGYGKWTQYSVFECFLTNVQFATLQTKIEKLLKPEEDAVRIYVLDAGAVRRTITYGSEIPRQEQTIVL; encoded by the coding sequence ATGACTACCTTGTTCTATCTAATTATTTATGATCTGCCAGATAACAAAGCAGCTAACAAACGTCGCACTCGTTTACACAAATTGTTGTCTGGCTATGGTAAATGGACTCAATACAGTGTATTCGAGTGCTTCTTAACAAACGTTCAATTTGCTACACTACAGACCAAAATAGAAAAATTACTCAAGCCAGAAGAAGATGCTGTACGAATATACGTGCTTGATGCAGGTGCAGTGAGAAGAACCATCACGTATGGTTCGGAAATTCCTCGACAAGAGCAAACAATCGTCTTATGA
- the cas6 gene encoding CRISPR-associated endoribonuclease Cas6 yields MPRAATAPKRKPRAKSTPKDSVPTWTDETELVGLVFDLEATATASLYSQYTIGLHAWFLDQVRQVDPELSAYLHDGESEKAFSISALEGQLLPSGKQLKLVANQIYHWHINGLSQRVALFFKQWLTILPTVIDLRGASLQIKQVSIAHPPTTYAQLLQSPIEQSVVDLSFVSPTSFRRKGHHFPLPVPENLFHSYLRRWNDFSQQPVEQAAFLEWIDESVIIHQHRLESTKVAAGKQGSVTGFTGAISLGLSKAALANTEFTQLFYTLLKLATYCGTGHKTTFGLGQTRSGWLVEQKSATAEQLITDMLAQRIEELTQIFTDQRKRKGGERTDRIASTWATVLARREHGDSLAAIATDLEMKPETVKTYVKLARKALKQE; encoded by the coding sequence ATGCCCAGAGCAGCCACAGCCCCCAAGCGCAAGCCTAGAGCTAAATCAACACCGAAAGACTCAGTTCCTACGTGGACAGATGAAACGGAACTGGTAGGCTTAGTGTTTGATTTAGAGGCAACAGCAACGGCTTCTCTCTACTCGCAATATACGATTGGACTCCACGCTTGGTTTCTCGACCAAGTGCGCCAAGTTGACCCAGAGTTATCAGCGTACCTGCACGATGGAGAGTCAGAAAAAGCCTTTAGTATCTCCGCACTGGAAGGGCAACTGCTCCCTAGCGGCAAGCAACTGAAACTAGTCGCCAACCAAATCTATCATTGGCATATCAACGGGCTGTCTCAACGGGTGGCATTGTTTTTCAAGCAGTGGTTGACTATTTTACCGACGGTTATCGATTTGAGAGGAGCATCCTTACAAATCAAACAGGTGAGTATTGCCCATCCCCCAACTACTTACGCCCAATTACTGCAATCGCCCATTGAACAATCAGTAGTTGACCTCAGTTTCGTTTCACCAACCAGTTTTCGGCGTAAAGGTCATCATTTCCCCCTGCCAGTACCAGAGAATCTATTTCACAGTTATTTACGGCGGTGGAATGATTTTTCGCAGCAGCCTGTAGAACAAGCGGCTTTTCTAGAATGGATTGATGAAAGCGTTATCATCCATCAGCACCGTTTGGAATCAACCAAAGTGGCAGCAGGTAAGCAAGGGTCGGTCACTGGTTTCACTGGAGCAATATCCTTGGGATTGAGTAAGGCAGCTTTGGCAAATACCGAATTCACACAGCTATTCTATACTTTGCTCAAGCTTGCTACCTACTGCGGGACAGGGCATAAAACAACTTTCGGCTTGGGGCAAACACGCTCTGGTTGGTTGGTAGAACAAAAGTCAGCTACAGCCGAGCAGTTGATCACAGATATGCTGGCTCAACGGATTGAAGAATTGACCCAGATATTCACTGACCAACGCAAACGAAAGGGGGGTGAGCGCACCGATAGAATTGCCAGCACTTGGGCGACTGTACTGGCCCGTCGAGAACATGGGGATTCTTTAGCGGCGATCGCAACTGATTTGGAGATGAAGCCGGAGACGGTGAAAACTTACGTCAAGCTGGCTCGAAAAGCTCTCAAGCAGGAGTAG
- a CDS encoding glutathione S-transferase N-terminal domain-containing protein translates to MIDLYTFTTPNGRKASVMLEEVELPYNFHKIDITKQQQFTPEYVAINPNSKIPAIVDQETGITVFESGAILIYLAQKTGKLLPTDQKSYFQVLEWLMFQMGGVGPMFGQLNHFKRFAPEKIPYAIERYEKETLRIYGVLDKQLQDNEFICGDYSIADVATYPWVAIYEFQGLSLDNYPHLQRWVNIVQQRPAVQRGMQVP, encoded by the coding sequence ATGATTGATCTCTATACTTTCACTACGCCTAATGGACGCAAAGCTTCTGTCATGTTGGAAGAAGTTGAATTGCCCTATAATTTTCACAAAATTGATATTACTAAACAACAGCAATTTACTCCTGAATATGTTGCCATCAATCCTAATAGTAAAATTCCTGCTATTGTTGACCAAGAGACTGGAATTACAGTTTTTGAATCGGGTGCAATTCTGATTTATCTAGCCCAAAAAACAGGCAAACTCTTACCAACTGATCAAAAAAGCTATTTTCAAGTTCTAGAATGGCTGATGTTTCAAATGGGAGGAGTAGGGCCAATGTTTGGGCAACTTAACCACTTTAAACGATTTGCACCCGAAAAGATTCCTTATGCCATCGAACGTTACGAAAAAGAAACTTTACGGATTTATGGTGTTCTAGATAAACAACTGCAAGATAATGAATTTATCTGTGGTGACTATTCTATTGCTGATGTAGCAACTTATCCTTGGGTAGCAATTTATGAGTTTCAAGGTTTATCACTGGATAATTACCCTCATCTCCAACGCTGGGTGAACATAGTGCAGCAACGTCCGGCTGTGCAACGCGGAATGCAAGTTCCTTAA
- a CDS encoding S41 family peptidase, whose protein sequence is MKIFRPFYFKHLIRISLISISVLLLIWLISPLLPILASSETQLFEQVWRTVNDNFYDPKFNGVDWQAIKKQYQPQISKAKSKKDVAVVLNQMLAQLKSSHTRLYTQDEPAYYQLLGIFVPGSPELKKQLKQFFPKGKVEYTDIGLFTKDINGRRFVSSIIDDSPAAKAGFKPGDQILGVDGSPYQSINSFAAKAGQTVKVLIQRSPESSSQQEIAVIPKVFDASTMFLQAQTASTELIEQSGKKIGYVHIWSNAADPYGQQLQDELIYGHLKDADCLILDIRDGWGGGDVSYLNIFTAKHNLSITSIPRNQRRYTYNYQWKKPVVMLVNEGSRSSKEILAFGFQQNHIGSVIGTPTAGAVLAGRPYFMRDGSLLYIAVTNVFVNGNQRLEGKGVTPDINIPFPLEYAQGADPQKQKAIEVLLQTQFPPT, encoded by the coding sequence ATGAAAATATTTCGACCTTTTTATTTTAAGCACTTAATTAGAATATCGCTAATAAGTATTTCTGTTTTGCTTTTAATATGGTTGATTTCTCCACTTTTACCAATACTAGCCTCATCAGAAACTCAACTTTTTGAACAAGTTTGGCGAACAGTCAACGATAACTTTTATGATCCAAAATTTAATGGAGTAGATTGGCAAGCTATTAAAAAACAATATCAACCTCAAATAAGCAAAGCTAAGTCAAAAAAAGATGTTGCTGTTGTCCTTAATCAAATGTTGGCTCAACTGAAATCTTCTCATACTCGGCTATACACTCAAGATGAGCCTGCTTACTATCAGCTTTTAGGGATTTTTGTACCAGGCAGCCCAGAACTTAAAAAGCAATTAAAACAGTTTTTTCCAAAAGGTAAAGTTGAATATACTGATATCGGCTTGTTTACCAAAGATATCAATGGCAGAAGATTTGTTAGTTCTATTATTGATGACAGCCCGGCGGCAAAAGCTGGTTTCAAGCCAGGAGACCAAATTTTAGGTGTTGATGGTTCTCCATACCAGTCCATAAATTCTTTTGCTGCTAAAGCAGGACAAACTGTCAAAGTATTAATCCAGCGTTCACCCGAATCAAGCAGCCAGCAAGAAATAGCTGTTATACCAAAAGTTTTTGATGCTAGTACGATGTTCTTACAAGCTCAAACAGCAAGCACCGAGTTAATTGAGCAAAGTGGTAAAAAAATTGGTTATGTCCATATTTGGTCAAACGCAGCAGATCCTTACGGGCAACAACTTCAAGATGAACTAATTTATGGTCATTTAAAAGATGCTGACTGTCTAATTTTGGATATCAGAGATGGATGGGGTGGCGGAGATGTTAGTTATCTCAACATTTTTACTGCCAAACACAATCTCAGCATTACAAGCATTCCCCGAAATCAACGTCGTTATACCTATAACTATCAATGGAAAAAACCTGTAGTTATGTTGGTGAATGAGGGCAGCCGTAGTAGTAAAGAAATTCTGGCATTTGGGTTTCAACAAAATCATATCGGCTCCGTGATTGGAACTCCAACAGCAGGAGCAGTACTCGCAGGTCGTCCTTATTTTATGCGCGATGGTAGTCTGCTTTATATTGCAGTTACAAATGTATTTGTAAATGGTAATCAAAGGCTAGAAGGCAAGGGTGTCACCCCAGATATTAATATTCCATTCCCCCTAGAATATGCTCAAGGCGCAGACCCACAAAAGCAAAAAGCTATAGAAGTTTTATTGCAAACACAATTTCCGCCAACCTAA
- a CDS encoding Rieske (2Fe-2S) protein has protein sequence MSANPAEPFLIGLKFGTRYNKAGWSTGLTIHTCMMNLLPYLDAQDKACALFHGLSAVANDSAGAPPEFVVHPLPNSTVDFATLKSWFRQFIQVRDTEAAQRCLVSALACGANREQIADMLFCAATDHRYLDVGHTLDFINKALEALDAVDWQAAESILPSLIPGLANADRMEESNSWRYPVDLVAICDLAFEQLPTVLSQGKPRQETWSNGDELVSILLGEDPQAIADSLLDALQSGCTPEQLASIVTYAAALRVARFNTNNDFGDWNSAHHPFTFANAVHQALRRVPTVELLKAVFDAAMSVYLNRFLNVPPARLPQAKDTVENPEELLIQLPDLLNRQQQVNQTGQLVTTYLYSGGSPEKLMAVLLKMMLRENRDFHVIQEIEAAFRQYSLLGNTEAGIHILVAASRYLAAHSPTMRSQEQTYQIAHRLHQGDRLFEEEG, from the coding sequence ATGTCAGCCAATCCGGCCGAACCATTTCTCATAGGGCTGAAATTTGGTACTCGTTATAACAAAGCAGGTTGGAGTACAGGTTTGACAATCCATACTTGCATGATGAATCTACTACCTTATTTAGATGCTCAGGATAAAGCCTGTGCTTTATTTCACGGATTGTCAGCAGTAGCAAATGATAGTGCTGGTGCGCCACCAGAATTTGTTGTTCACCCATTACCCAACTCGACAGTTGATTTTGCAACTCTCAAAAGCTGGTTTCGACAATTTATTCAGGTGCGAGATACTGAGGCAGCACAAAGGTGTTTAGTATCTGCGCTCGCTTGTGGCGCAAACAGGGAGCAAATTGCAGATATGCTGTTTTGTGCCGCGACGGATCACCGTTATCTTGATGTTGGGCATACGTTAGATTTCATCAACAAAGCATTAGAGGCACTTGATGCAGTAGATTGGCAAGCAGCCGAATCGATTTTGCCTAGCCTAATTCCGGGTTTAGCGAATGCCGATAGGATGGAAGAATCTAATTCTTGGCGTTACCCTGTCGATTTGGTGGCAATCTGTGACTTAGCTTTTGAGCAATTACCTACTGTATTAAGTCAAGGAAAACCTCGGCAAGAAACTTGGTCAAACGGGGATGAATTAGTCTCAATTTTATTGGGTGAAGATCCGCAAGCGATCGCTGATTCACTCCTGGATGCACTGCAATCAGGTTGTACACCAGAACAATTAGCCAGCATCGTCACTTATGCCGCAGCATTGCGAGTGGCTCGTTTCAATACCAATAATGACTTTGGAGATTGGAACTCGGCCCATCATCCATTTACGTTTGCTAATGCCGTACATCAAGCATTACGAAGAGTGCCAACAGTTGAACTACTCAAAGCAGTGTTTGATGCGGCGATGAGTGTCTATCTCAATCGGTTTTTGAATGTACCACCAGCACGACTGCCCCAAGCAAAAGACACTGTAGAAAATCCTGAAGAATTATTAATTCAACTACCAGATTTATTAAACCGTCAACAACAAGTAAACCAAACAGGGCAATTAGTAACTACTTATTTATATAGTGGTGGTAGCCCTGAAAAATTGATGGCAGTACTCTTGAAAATGATGCTGCGGGAAAACCGTGATTTTCATGTTATCCAAGAAATAGAAGCTGCTTTTCGTCAGTATTCTCTGCTGGGGAACACTGAGGCAGGGATTCATATATTAGTTGCTGCATCACGATATTTAGCTGCACATTCCCCCACTATGCGCTCCCAAGAACAAACTTATCAAATTGCCCATCGCTTACATCAAGGCGATCGCTTATTTGAGGAAGAAGGTTAA
- a CDS encoding Rieske (2Fe-2S) protein, which translates to MAQIFEGSTKVDNYTHVAQLAQVQAASSLVVHKQKQTIALFYFNGRVYAIDNRCPHMGFPLKGSTCKDGIVTCPWHYARFDLASGGTFDSWADDVPCFPVEIRNGEVWVNLAPTVDLDSHHRQRLQDGLEQNISLVIAKSTIALLNMSAKHVSQSGRTISHRAEIWYSL; encoded by the coding sequence ATGGCTCAAATATTTGAAGGCTCAACCAAAGTAGATAATTATACTCATGTTGCTCAACTAGCTCAAGTTCAAGCAGCAAGCAGCTTGGTAGTACACAAGCAAAAGCAGACAATTGCTTTGTTTTACTTCAATGGTAGAGTTTATGCAATTGACAACCGTTGCCCTCACATGGGTTTTCCGTTGAAAGGCAGTACTTGCAAAGATGGGATTGTTACCTGCCCCTGGCATTATGCTCGTTTTGACCTCGCAAGCGGTGGAACGTTTGACTCCTGGGCAGATGATGTTCCTTGTTTTCCTGTAGAAATTCGTAATGGGGAAGTGTGGGTAAATTTAGCACCAACTGTTGATCTTGATTCCCACCACCGCCAACGTTTGCAAGATGGTTTAGAGCAAAACATTTCCCTAGTCATAGCCAAATCAACGATTGCACTGTTAAACATGTCAGCTAAACATGTCAGCCAATCCGGCCGAACCATTTCTCATAGGGCTGAAATTTGGTACTCGTTATAA
- a CDS encoding transposase, whose amino-acid sequence MRFTKINYCQYLLSSQINYTITNLAEHLETISHDAINYYLKTEKLTPRLLWDNVKEVVEHDANGYIIFDDSVLDKRYSEEIEIVRKQYSGNEHGVLKGIGVVSCVYVNPTVQKFWVIDYRIFNPDVDGKTKIDHVKDMLQNLVYHKLLPFDTVLMDTWYAVHSLMLYIDSLEKIYYCPLKNNRLVDDTFGQEKYKRIELLDWSKDELDCGKIIKIKAFPAHKKVKLFRVTVSTNRTDYIATNDLSQSSTDVVQEVCKIRWKIEEFHREIKQLTGIESCQCRKARLQRNHIACAMLVWVRLKSLAYQTGQTIYQIKHNLLVLYLIQQLKCPNISMYLV is encoded by the coding sequence ATGAGATTTACAAAAATTAATTACTGTCAATACTTATTAAGTAGTCAAATTAATTATACAATTACCAATTTGGCAGAGCATTTAGAGACTATTAGCCATGATGCAATTAACTATTATTTGAAAACCGAAAAGTTAACACCTCGGTTACTATGGGATAACGTGAAAGAAGTAGTTGAGCATGATGCGAATGGTTACATAATATTTGATGATAGCGTTTTAGATAAAAGGTATTCTGAAGAAATAGAAATAGTCAGAAAACAATATAGTGGTAATGAGCATGGTGTCCTCAAAGGAATTGGTGTAGTTAGCTGCGTGTATGTCAACCCTACTGTTCAAAAATTTTGGGTAATCGATTACCGCATTTTTAATCCTGATGTCGATGGTAAAACCAAGATAGACCATGTGAAAGACATGCTGCAAAACCTTGTATATCATAAGCTTTTACCATTTGATACTGTTTTGATGGACACATGGTATGCCGTACATAGTTTAATGCTTTATATTGATAGTCTAGAGAAAATTTATTATTGTCCTTTAAAAAATAATCGGTTAGTTGATGATACATTTGGACAAGAGAAATATAAACGGATTGAATTATTAGATTGGAGCAAAGACGAATTAGACTGTGGTAAAATAATCAAAATTAAAGCGTTCCCAGCTCATAAAAAAGTGAAACTTTTCCGGGTTACTGTTTCTACCAACAGAACGGATTATATTGCCACTAACGATTTATCTCAAAGTTCCACGGATGTTGTACAAGAGGTGTGTAAGATTCGTTGGAAAATCGAGGAGTTTCACAGGGAGATTAAACAATTAACTGGCATTGAATCTTGTCAATGTCGGAAAGCTAGACTCCAAAGAAATCATATTGCTTGTGCAATGTTAGTTTGGGTTAGGTTAAAGAGTTTAGCTTATCAAACTGGTCAAACCATTTATCAAATCAAACATAACTTGCTTGTCTTATATTTAATTCAACAACTGAAATGCCCAAATATTTCTATGTATTTGGTTTGA
- a CDS encoding toxin-antitoxin system YwqK family antitoxin, protein MRYDEDGLEMLDLDSDRASYDEAGDCLLQDGLPFTGWAFENYEDGQLYTRIHYERGYHTGLLEIFYENGQIMSRHGDYDHVARQSIIRQWAENGQMISEETYPSTTCLPGYRKLWTDEGRLIYDYESPATYQAFKHGVETWWYEDGQIQERKVWSFGLCTEHLQWGLDGKVLMEEYLSEGSPEYQLIHIRKEKEAEMVKKYGELPVWNSC, encoded by the coding sequence ATGCGCTACGACGAAGATGGATTGGAAATGCTCGACTTGGACAGCGATCGCGCCAGTTATGATGAGGCGGGTGACTGCCTGCTTCAGGACGGTTTGCCATTTACCGGGTGGGCCTTTGAAAACTATGAAGACGGTCAACTTTATACTCGAATACATTATGAAAGGGGCTACCATACTGGCTTGTTGGAAATATTCTATGAAAATGGCCAGATCATGAGCCGTCACGGGGATTACGACCATGTTGCACGTCAATCGATCATTCGGCAATGGGCGGAGAATGGGCAGATGATCTCTGAGGAGACATACCCCAGCACGACCTGTTTACCTGGTTATCGAAAGTTATGGACTGACGAAGGAAGGCTCATTTATGATTATGAATCTCCAGCGACTTACCAAGCCTTCAAGCACGGTGTTGAAACTTGGTGGTATGAGGATGGCCAGATCCAGGAGCGCAAAGTGTGGTCGTTCGGACTTTGTACGGAGCATCTGCAATGGGGACTGGATGGGAAAGTTCTGATGGAAGAATACCTGAGCGAAGGCAGCCCAGAATATCAACTCATACATATACGGAAAGAAAAAGAAGCGGAAATGGTAAAGAAATACGGTGAATTACCCGTCTGGAATAGCTGCTGA